From the genome of Stigmatella aurantiaca, one region includes:
- a CDS encoding TldD/PmbA family protein has product MTGYEQLAKKLVQRAKKKGAKQAEAFIEAGRQSSCRVRDGEIEDLTEATSKGVGLRVITKDHRLGFAYTSDFDPSSLEGFVDRALQLAQAAAPNKLNGLPNLKELGKLGDTGELYDPAVASLAGDWKIKAALEMEKAGKAVDPRITTFDNVGAGDYVSEVYVASSEGMSAGYAGTYVYLAASPVAAENGQLQTSYWIDYKRFLSDLDAPESVGREAARRAVRMLGAKRAKTQQVPVIFDPLVAASFVNNIASAADGNAIYKNSSVFVSKLGKRLAPETVTVVDDGLLKRGLGTSPFDGEGVATRRTALLDKGVLRNYLYDSFTARKAKAKTTGNAARGYSSLPHIGTNNLYLEPGTRTPEELVREVKNGFYVTAMLGSGANPVTGDYSRGANGLWIENGELTYAVQEVTVAGNLLQMLQDLDGIGNDLQFRGSSGAPTLRFKQLTISGD; this is encoded by the coding sequence ATGACTGGCTACGAACAGCTCGCGAAGAAGCTCGTCCAACGCGCCAAGAAGAAGGGCGCCAAGCAGGCAGAGGCCTTCATCGAAGCAGGCCGGCAGAGCAGTTGCCGGGTGCGCGATGGCGAAATCGAGGATTTGACCGAGGCCACCAGCAAGGGCGTGGGCCTGCGCGTCATCACCAAGGATCACCGCCTGGGCTTTGCCTACACCTCGGACTTCGATCCCTCCTCCCTGGAGGGCTTCGTGGACCGGGCGCTACAACTGGCCCAGGCCGCGGCCCCCAACAAGCTCAACGGCCTGCCCAACCTCAAGGAGCTGGGCAAGCTGGGGGACACCGGGGAGCTGTATGACCCGGCGGTGGCGAGCCTCGCCGGGGACTGGAAGATCAAGGCCGCGCTGGAGATGGAGAAGGCGGGCAAGGCGGTGGACCCGCGCATCACCACCTTCGACAACGTGGGCGCCGGGGACTACGTCTCCGAGGTGTATGTCGCCTCCAGCGAGGGCATGTCGGCAGGCTACGCGGGCACGTACGTGTACCTGGCCGCCTCGCCCGTGGCCGCCGAGAACGGCCAGCTCCAGACGAGCTACTGGATCGACTACAAGCGCTTCCTCTCGGACCTGGACGCGCCCGAGTCGGTGGGGCGCGAGGCGGCGCGGCGCGCGGTGCGCATGCTCGGCGCGAAGCGGGCGAAGACCCAGCAGGTGCCGGTGATTTTCGATCCGCTGGTGGCCGCCTCCTTCGTGAACAACATCGCCTCGGCGGCCGACGGCAACGCCATCTACAAGAACTCCAGCGTCTTCGTCTCCAAGCTGGGCAAGCGCCTGGCGCCCGAGACCGTGACGGTGGTGGATGACGGACTGCTCAAGCGCGGGCTGGGCACCTCCCCCTTCGACGGCGAGGGCGTGGCCACCCGCCGCACCGCCCTGCTCGACAAGGGCGTGCTGCGCAACTACCTGTACGACTCGTTCACCGCCCGCAAGGCGAAGGCGAAGACGACGGGCAACGCGGCCCGGGGCTACAGCTCGCTGCCGCACATCGGCACGAACAACCTGTACCTGGAGCCGGGCACGCGCACCCCGGAGGAGCTGGTGCGCGAGGTGAAGAACGGCTTCTACGTCACCGCCATGCTGGGCAGCGGGGCCAACCCGGTGACGGGCGACTACTCGCGCGGCGCCAACGGCCTCTGGATCGAAAACGGCGAGCTGACCTACGCGGTGCAGGAAGTCACCGTGGCGGGCAACCTCCTGCAGATGCTCCAGGACCTGGACGG
- a CDS encoding TldD/PmbA family protein, whose protein sequence is MPRASVLTKKRPSPALLAPLATRQKVLPPLLPQPLLERLLGVAMERGAEFAEVYVERAQSTAVILEEGRIKSGQTGLSQGVGVRVIAGPKVGYAYSDDLDEEALLRAARTAAMIAQGGGSPQSFKVSRAPAPTYYKVATPLADIEVARKAELVLRADKAARAFDARVKQVNGSYADVTKRIAVGNTQGHYSEDTQDLCRLSIQVMAEGKNKERRTGFYGGGGRVSFNHFDTFTPESVAREAARQAIATLGSVECQAGPQTVVLAPGWSGILLHEAVGHGLEADFIRKGTSLFAGKLGEKVASDLVTVIDDGTMANNRGSINVDDEGAPGQHKVLIEKGVLKGYLYDQLNAKLMGQRSTGSGRRESFKHMPLPRMTNTYLAPGDHAPEDILKEVKRGLYCAHFGGGQVDITNGNFVFEVSEAYQIEDGKLGKPVKNAILIGVGPEALKNVSRVGNDPMPDPGLGTCGKDGQSVPVGVGLPTLRIDNMTVGGTKVA, encoded by the coding sequence ATGCCCCGTGCGTCGGTGCTGACGAAAAAGCGTCCCTCCCCGGCCCTGCTCGCCCCCCTGGCGACCCGGCAGAAGGTGCTCCCTCCCCTGCTGCCCCAGCCCTTGCTCGAGCGGCTGCTCGGGGTGGCGATGGAGCGCGGGGCGGAGTTCGCCGAGGTCTACGTCGAGCGGGCGCAGTCCACGGCCGTCATCCTGGAGGAAGGGCGCATCAAGAGCGGCCAGACCGGGCTGTCCCAGGGCGTGGGCGTGCGCGTCATCGCCGGGCCCAAGGTGGGCTACGCGTACTCGGATGATCTGGACGAGGAGGCACTGCTGCGCGCGGCCCGCACCGCGGCGATGATTGCCCAGGGCGGCGGCTCCCCGCAGAGCTTCAAGGTCAGCCGGGCCCCCGCCCCCACCTATTACAAGGTCGCCACGCCGCTGGCGGACATCGAGGTGGCGCGCAAGGCGGAGCTGGTGCTCCGCGCGGACAAGGCGGCGCGGGCGTTCGACGCGCGCGTCAAGCAGGTGAACGGCTCCTACGCGGATGTCACCAAGCGCATCGCCGTGGGCAACACCCAGGGCCACTACTCCGAGGACACGCAGGACCTGTGCCGCCTGTCCATCCAGGTGATGGCCGAGGGCAAGAACAAGGAGCGGCGCACGGGCTTCTACGGGGGCGGCGGCCGGGTGTCCTTCAACCACTTCGACACCTTCACGCCCGAGAGCGTGGCGCGCGAGGCGGCCCGGCAGGCCATCGCCACGCTGGGGTCCGTGGAGTGCCAGGCGGGCCCGCAGACGGTGGTGCTCGCCCCGGGCTGGAGCGGCATCCTCTTGCACGAGGCGGTGGGCCACGGCCTGGAGGCGGACTTCATCCGCAAGGGCACCTCGCTCTTCGCGGGCAAGCTCGGCGAGAAGGTGGCCTCGGACCTGGTCACCGTCATCGACGATGGCACCATGGCCAACAACCGCGGCTCCATCAACGTGGATGACGAGGGCGCCCCGGGCCAGCACAAGGTCCTCATCGAGAAGGGCGTGCTCAAGGGCTACCTGTACGACCAGCTCAACGCGAAGCTGATGGGCCAGCGCTCCACGGGCAGCGGCCGGCGCGAGTCCTTCAAGCACATGCCTCTGCCGCGCATGACGAACACCTACCTGGCCCCAGGAGACCATGCCCCCGAGGACATCCTCAAGGAGGTGAAGCGCGGCCTGTACTGCGCCCACTTCGGCGGCGGCCAGGTGGACATCACCAACGGCAACTTCGTCTTCGAAGTGTCCGAGGCCTATCAAATCGAGGACGGCAAGCTGGGCAAGCCCGTGAAGAACGCCATCCTCATCGGGGTGGGGCCCGAGGCGCTGAAGAACGTGTCGCGCGTGGGGAATGACCCGATGCCCGACCCGGGCCTGGGCACCTGCGGCAAGGATGGGCAGAGCGTGCCGGTGGGCGTGGGACTGCCCACGCTGCGCATCGACAACATGACGGTGGGCGGAACGAAGGTCGCCTGA
- a CDS encoding FHA domain-containing protein, which produces MPPRRPNSPPADDAPKPSGGASRNDRTELRPSPFANGERSRAGARPRSVEVDEEYHTSNHYPDEGEEDAEEGTPTPSARSVRRPSGMDALSEQEEDDEPLPEEDDDNPDATRAGPPVSLHIVEGPDQGKKRRFKGVRMVVGRGKKIELQLSDQSVSRRHLELIHSEAGTLMRDLGTINGTLVNDERVDEKLLAHGDVIAIGKTRIRYVDELAQVKQMRAEQEAREAEEKKAAEEAQKKAEAEAAARKEAAANTGAASKDEVDPADPRFNQATQARFPAPQELLDAPVRPRPGRGGDNKFGGNKVLIGGGIGVAVVVALVVAIILMGRPSQPEVQPPDPKEAIAATKMQQAYNAVRSGDFALAVKLIEEAEALKPGIDTEGLAQAARKELAVMEAFQAVRALMDEERFEEARQKLKDTPLGTTAQSDEEREKLEKELDEREFAFLVKRAEALLEQRDVEGLRALLARLPPSAQPLYRQKLADLEKALEDEAKELARQGRQNKALAAKLAAEKRAQFIAEAFEAVERKFDNGDYARAVLECDRVMEAHKGDTEIRDRAKSLKRLIPQFAKSFEDAQRKVQARSLEAAVRPLKRSSELYQQIGFNGGLQETLNEQLARASVSAGKAALARRDVASAARSFREALRINPGDAGAQDGLNSLEGQVEELFKRAYIERDRDPRSAAEKFRIVIDASPPDSELRQKAETHLQALQP; this is translated from the coding sequence ATGCCCCCTCGCCGACCCAATTCCCCCCCCGCCGATGATGCCCCGAAGCCCTCGGGCGGTGCCTCGCGGAATGATCGCACCGAGCTCCGGCCGTCGCCCTTCGCCAACGGCGAGCGCTCCCGCGCGGGGGCCCGCCCCCGCTCCGTCGAGGTGGACGAGGAGTACCACACCTCCAACCACTACCCGGACGAGGGCGAGGAGGACGCGGAGGAGGGCACGCCGACCCCGTCGGCGCGGTCGGTCCGCCGGCCGAGCGGCATGGACGCGCTCTCCGAGCAGGAAGAGGACGACGAGCCCCTGCCCGAGGAGGACGATGACAACCCGGACGCGACCCGGGCGGGGCCTCCCGTGTCGCTCCACATCGTGGAGGGCCCGGACCAGGGCAAGAAGCGGCGCTTCAAGGGCGTGCGCATGGTGGTGGGGCGCGGCAAGAAGATCGAGCTGCAGCTGTCCGATCAGTCCGTGTCGCGCCGCCACCTGGAGCTGATCCACAGCGAAGCCGGCACGCTCATGCGGGACCTGGGCACCATCAACGGCACGCTGGTGAACGATGAGCGCGTGGACGAGAAGCTGCTCGCGCATGGCGATGTGATCGCCATCGGCAAGACGCGCATCCGCTACGTGGACGAGCTGGCGCAGGTGAAGCAGATGCGCGCCGAGCAGGAGGCGCGCGAGGCCGAGGAGAAGAAGGCCGCGGAGGAGGCCCAGAAGAAGGCCGAGGCGGAGGCCGCGGCGCGCAAGGAGGCCGCCGCCAACACCGGCGCCGCCAGCAAGGACGAGGTGGACCCGGCGGACCCGCGCTTCAATCAGGCCACCCAGGCCCGCTTCCCGGCGCCCCAGGAGCTGCTGGATGCGCCCGTCCGGCCCCGGCCCGGCCGGGGCGGGGACAACAAGTTCGGCGGCAACAAGGTCCTCATCGGCGGCGGCATCGGCGTGGCGGTGGTGGTGGCGCTGGTGGTGGCCATCATCCTCATGGGGCGCCCGTCCCAGCCCGAGGTGCAGCCCCCGGACCCCAAGGAGGCCATCGCCGCCACGAAGATGCAGCAGGCGTACAACGCGGTGCGCAGCGGGGACTTCGCGCTCGCGGTGAAGCTCATCGAAGAGGCCGAGGCGCTCAAGCCCGGCATCGACACGGAGGGGCTGGCCCAGGCGGCGCGCAAGGAGCTGGCCGTCATGGAGGCCTTCCAGGCCGTGCGCGCGCTCATGGACGAGGAGCGCTTCGAGGAGGCCCGCCAGAAGCTGAAGGACACGCCGCTGGGCACCACGGCCCAGAGCGACGAGGAGCGCGAGAAGCTGGAGAAGGAGCTGGATGAGCGCGAGTTCGCCTTCCTGGTGAAGCGCGCGGAGGCCCTGCTGGAGCAGCGCGACGTGGAGGGACTGCGCGCGCTCCTCGCCAGGCTCCCGCCGTCGGCCCAGCCCCTCTACCGCCAGAAGCTGGCGGACCTGGAGAAGGCGCTGGAGGACGAGGCCAAGGAGCTGGCCCGGCAGGGGCGGCAGAACAAGGCCCTGGCGGCGAAGCTGGCGGCCGAGAAGCGCGCCCAGTTCATCGCCGAGGCCTTCGAGGCGGTGGAGCGCAAGTTCGACAACGGGGACTACGCGCGCGCGGTGCTCGAGTGCGACCGGGTGATGGAGGCCCACAAGGGTGACACGGAGATCCGCGACCGCGCCAAGAGCCTCAAGCGGCTCATCCCCCAGTTCGCCAAGTCCTTCGAGGACGCCCAGCGCAAGGTCCAGGCCCGCTCGCTGGAGGCCGCCGTGCGGCCCCTGAAGCGCTCCTCCGAGCTGTACCAGCAGATCGGCTTCAACGGCGGGCTCCAGGAGACGCTCAACGAGCAGCTCGCCCGGGCCTCCGTGAGCGCGGGCAAGGCGGCGTTGGCGCGCCGCGACGTGGCCAGCGCGGCCCGCAGCTTCCGGGAGGCCCTGCGCATCAACCCCGGGGACGCGGGCGCCCAGGACGGGCTCAACAGCCTGGAGGGCCAGGTGGAGGAGCTCTTCAAGCGCGCCTACATCGAGCGGGACCGGGATCCGCGCTCCGCGGCGGAAAAGTTCAGGATCGTCATCGACGCCTCCCCCCCGGACTCGGAGCTGCGGCAAAAGGCGGAGACGCACCTGCAAGCACTTCAGCCCTGA
- a CDS encoding cyclic nucleotide-binding domain-containing protein yields the protein MSESSLRELGMDLIEDRQFERALGVFSEAVRRRPADHRSRMLAARCLAEMGERERAVTAYHACAEGLLRRDYLLSAMAACKLALELAPQERRLKDTLVRIHARASRNAAGRASVPPPLPPETMFEGKVEKDLLGMVGEELTQHAIEVLAAPDPGGAADPNSRPPLPLFAALEREAFLDLVYRMAWRSVPPGTVMSQEGETGDHLHVIVAGKAEVTRLTEGQRKTLGFLGGGSIFGELSLITNTSPTASVTSTVDTEVFEVRREHLNAVARNHPSVPQVLAEFAQQRMARNMMATSPLFQQLPESDRAALLERFTFRALQPRDRALVEGEPSPGLFLVLAGELVVQKGDPGGGAVSLGILREGEVAGEISLLTGANATATVAATRKTATAFLPREAFAELTQEYPSIKTYLEQLSEQRIQRTAEALRPAEIIDADELVIEPDVARAG from the coding sequence ATGAGTGAGTCGTCGCTGCGAGAGCTCGGAATGGATCTGATCGAGGATCGCCAGTTCGAGCGGGCCCTCGGGGTGTTCTCCGAGGCCGTGCGCCGCCGTCCTGCGGACCATCGCTCGCGGATGCTCGCGGCGCGGTGCCTGGCCGAGATGGGAGAGCGGGAGCGCGCGGTGACGGCCTACCACGCGTGTGCCGAGGGCCTGCTGCGCCGGGACTACCTGCTGTCGGCCATGGCCGCCTGCAAGCTGGCGCTGGAGCTGGCCCCGCAGGAGCGCCGGTTGAAGGACACGCTGGTGCGCATCCACGCCCGGGCCTCGCGCAATGCCGCGGGGCGCGCCTCCGTGCCGCCGCCGCTGCCGCCCGAGACGATGTTCGAGGGCAAGGTGGAGAAGGATCTGCTGGGCATGGTGGGCGAGGAGCTGACGCAGCACGCCATCGAGGTGCTGGCGGCGCCGGACCCGGGTGGGGCGGCGGACCCGAACAGCCGCCCGCCGCTGCCGCTGTTCGCGGCGCTGGAGCGCGAGGCCTTCCTGGACCTGGTGTACCGGATGGCCTGGCGCAGCGTGCCGCCGGGCACCGTCATGAGCCAGGAGGGGGAGACGGGAGACCACCTCCACGTCATCGTCGCCGGCAAGGCGGAGGTGACGCGGTTGACGGAAGGGCAGCGCAAGACGCTGGGCTTCCTGGGCGGCGGCTCCATCTTCGGCGAGCTGTCCCTCATCACCAACACCTCGCCCACCGCCAGCGTCACCTCGACGGTGGACACGGAAGTGTTCGAGGTCCGCCGCGAGCACCTCAACGCCGTGGCGCGCAACCACCCCTCCGTGCCCCAGGTGCTGGCGGAGTTCGCCCAGCAGCGCATGGCGCGCAACATGATGGCCACCTCGCCGCTCTTCCAGCAGTTGCCCGAGTCCGACCGGGCCGCGCTCCTGGAGCGCTTCACCTTCCGGGCGCTTCAGCCGCGGGACCGGGCGCTGGTGGAGGGCGAGCCCTCGCCGGGCCTGTTCCTCGTGCTCGCCGGCGAGCTGGTGGTGCAGAAGGGAGACCCGGGCGGCGGCGCGGTGAGCCTGGGCATCCTGCGGGAGGGCGAGGTGGCGGGGGAAATCTCCCTGCTCACCGGCGCCAATGCCACCGCCACCGTGGCGGCCACGCGCAAGACGGCCACCGCCTTCCTGCCGCGCGAGGCCTTCGCCGAGCTGACGCAGGAGTACCCCTCCATCAAGACGTACCTGGAGCAGCTCTCGGAGCAGCGCATCCAGCGGACGGCCGAGGCCCTGCGGCCCGCGGAGATCATCGACGCGGATGAGCTGGTCATCGAGCCGGACGTGGCCCGGGCGGGCTGA
- a CDS encoding SGNH/GDSL hydrolase family protein has product MLCASSCGLAEASPALAVKKVMPLGDSITQAASGRESYRCALWQKLKAGGSSVDFVGSLTGGNGGANTCTASGFDFQHEGHWGWRADQILAQISTWAANTRPDIALIHLGTNDMLQGQTADSTLQELSQIIDRLRAANPNVRIFLAQLIPATNATGAAAIQALNQRIPGLAASKSTAASPVTVVDQWTGFSAPADTYDGIHPNPTGEAKMAERWYQAIRSSL; this is encoded by the coding sequence ATGCTGTGTGCGTCCAGCTGTGGCCTCGCGGAGGCGTCCCCGGCGCTCGCGGTGAAGAAGGTCATGCCGCTGGGGGATTCCATCACCCAGGCGGCCTCGGGGCGCGAGAGCTACCGCTGTGCGCTGTGGCAGAAGCTCAAGGCAGGGGGCTCCTCCGTGGACTTCGTGGGCAGCCTGACGGGCGGCAACGGCGGCGCGAACACCTGCACCGCGAGCGGATTCGACTTCCAGCACGAGGGGCACTGGGGCTGGCGCGCGGATCAGATCCTGGCGCAGATCTCCACGTGGGCGGCCAACACCCGGCCGGACATCGCGCTCATCCACCTGGGCACCAATGACATGCTCCAGGGGCAGACCGCCGACAGCACCCTCCAGGAGCTGAGTCAGATAATCGACCGGCTGCGCGCGGCCAATCCCAACGTCCGGATCTTCTTGGCGCAGCTCATTCCGGCCACGAACGCCACCGGCGCCGCCGCCATCCAGGCCCTCAACCAGCGCATTCCGGGGCTGGCTGCCTCCAAGAGCACGGCCGCCTCACCGGTGACGGTGGTGGATCAATGGACGGGGTTCAGCGCGCCGGCCGATACCTACGACGGGATTCACCCCAATCCCACGGGCGAGGCGAAGATGGCCGAGCGCTGGTACCAGGCCATCCGCTCCAGCCTCTGA
- a CDS encoding tetratricopeptide repeat protein, which yields MASGSSGGQRDWKRRESLGSALAQVALVAVLLGATVTFVVHRGRVRRDTETHLKAAQGLAQRGNPADLAKALQELDALFALDADVYGAHALAADLHAALWLEHHQPGSEAPAREHLARAESLESKDAERYGARVVRAWVTLSEGKAPEAAGLLKALRERGASNPKLWLVQARTDQALGNLQAARQAYARAMEGAWKDPRFATAYGEALLQEGLFAQAGEALGRATSANPDHLQARLTAGLATLALHGRPDEVERTLQDLQAREAELSPALKARALATRAELALTRGNPDAALQAADAALAVSPKEPYALFARAKALTAKKDPGARAAFEAAAAQHKTAPLFYFEGAKALQQLGDTAGALALIDGYEATFRNIQVSAGEGKTVSALERDDRYWLTRGNVLEAAGRQDEALTAYEQALAVKGPQQARAQYAKGALLLARKDYEGAKAVLTTVTPDNGTSSVPEAYTAMAELLFAQGDYATGCQHHFFALSRARGRGVPPEQLQAQVAQIGKQLTDAGQVKMAQAWKTEAEALLK from the coding sequence ATGGCAAGCGGCAGTAGCGGCGGGCAAAGGGACTGGAAACGGCGCGAGAGCCTGGGCAGTGCTCTGGCCCAGGTGGCGCTGGTGGCCGTGCTGCTGGGGGCGACCGTCACCTTCGTGGTGCACCGGGGCCGGGTGCGGCGCGACACGGAAACACACCTCAAGGCGGCCCAGGGGCTGGCGCAGCGCGGCAACCCCGCGGACCTCGCGAAGGCGCTCCAGGAGCTGGACGCGCTGTTCGCCCTGGATGCGGACGTCTACGGCGCGCACGCCCTGGCGGCGGACCTCCACGCGGCGCTGTGGCTGGAGCACCACCAGCCCGGCTCGGAGGCCCCGGCGCGCGAGCACCTGGCCCGGGCCGAGTCCCTGGAGTCCAAGGATGCCGAGCGCTACGGCGCCCGGGTCGTCCGGGCCTGGGTGACGCTGTCCGAGGGCAAGGCCCCGGAGGCCGCCGGGCTGTTGAAGGCGCTGCGCGAGCGCGGGGCGAGCAACCCCAAGCTGTGGCTCGTCCAGGCGCGGACGGACCAGGCCCTGGGCAACCTCCAGGCCGCACGCCAGGCGTATGCCCGCGCCATGGAGGGCGCCTGGAAGGATCCCCGCTTCGCCACGGCCTACGGCGAGGCCCTGCTGCAGGAGGGGCTGTTCGCCCAGGCCGGTGAGGCGCTGGGCCGGGCCACCTCGGCCAACCCGGACCACCTCCAGGCCCGGCTGACGGCGGGGCTGGCCACCCTGGCCCTGCACGGCAGACCGGACGAGGTGGAGCGCACCCTGCAGGACCTCCAGGCCCGGGAGGCGGAGCTGAGCCCCGCGCTGAAGGCCCGGGCCCTCGCCACCCGCGCGGAGCTGGCACTGACCCGGGGCAACCCGGATGCGGCGCTCCAGGCCGCGGACGCGGCGCTCGCCGTCTCCCCGAAGGAGCCCTATGCCCTCTTCGCCCGGGCCAAGGCGCTGACGGCGAAGAAGGACCCGGGGGCCCGCGCGGCCTTCGAGGCGGCGGCGGCCCAGCACAAGACGGCGCCCCTGTTCTATTTCGAGGGGGCCAAGGCGCTCCAGCAGCTGGGCGACACCGCCGGGGCCCTGGCGCTGATCGATGGCTACGAGGCCACGTTCCGGAACATCCAGGTGAGCGCCGGCGAGGGCAAGACGGTCAGCGCGCTGGAGCGGGACGACCGGTACTGGCTGACGCGCGGCAACGTGCTGGAGGCGGCGGGCCGGCAGGACGAAGCGCTGACCGCCTATGAGCAGGCCCTGGCCGTGAAGGGGCCGCAGCAGGCCCGCGCGCAGTACGCCAAGGGCGCGCTGCTCCTGGCCCGCAAGGACTACGAGGGGGCAAAGGCGGTGCTCACCACCGTCACCCCGGACAACGGCACCAGCTCCGTTCCCGAGGCCTACACCGCCATGGCGGAGCTGCTCTTCGCCCAGGGGGACTACGCCACGGGCTGCCAGCACCACTTCTTCGCCCTGAGCCGGGCCCGGGGCCGGGGCGTTCCCCCCGAGCAGCTCCAGGCCCAGGTGGCGCAGATCGGCAAGCAGCTCACGGACGCCGGCCAGGTGAAGATGGCCCAGGCCTGGAAGACCGAGGCCGAGGCCCTGCTGAAGTAG
- a CDS encoding homoserine kinase, with product MAVYTVLDSGAFARIAEAFGLGEVHTVDAIPEGSINTNHRFLTSQGRFFVRHTTVRSAEDLRFEAALLSHLAESQFPGPAPVLTAQGAPFLELQGGRVSVFRWLVGEELKRPQLTAEHLERLGQELGKMHRLTQSFGGHRDNPYSAAQVQQWLTGLRRNPDVEVAQVAGELEGYLARAEQERAGGLEPRGVIHADLFMDNVKWLGDRVGAFFDFEMACRDVYALDVAITLNAWGFEGQYVPALCQAFFRGYQDARPLSPVEREHLFGHALFGAVRYTASRIRDFHLSPLPAEQLTRKSFRTYLARARELVALGPAGFLQRMGL from the coding sequence ATGGCGGTGTACACGGTGCTGGACTCCGGGGCGTTCGCGCGGATCGCCGAGGCCTTTGGGCTGGGCGAGGTGCACACGGTCGACGCCATCCCCGAGGGCTCCATCAACACCAACCACCGGTTCCTCACGTCGCAGGGGCGCTTCTTCGTGAGGCACACCACGGTGCGCTCGGCGGAGGATCTGCGCTTCGAGGCCGCGCTGCTCTCCCACCTCGCCGAGTCCCAGTTTCCGGGCCCCGCGCCCGTGCTCACGGCGCAGGGCGCGCCCTTCCTGGAGCTGCAGGGCGGGCGGGTGTCGGTGTTCCGGTGGCTCGTGGGCGAGGAGTTGAAGCGCCCGCAGCTCACCGCGGAGCACCTGGAGCGCCTGGGCCAGGAGCTGGGGAAGATGCACCGGCTCACCCAGTCCTTCGGCGGCCACCGGGACAATCCCTACAGCGCGGCGCAGGTGCAGCAGTGGCTCACGGGGCTGCGGCGGAACCCGGACGTGGAGGTGGCCCAGGTGGCCGGGGAGCTGGAAGGGTACCTGGCGCGGGCCGAGCAGGAGCGCGCGGGCGGGCTGGAGCCTCGCGGCGTCATCCACGCGGACCTCTTCATGGACAACGTGAAGTGGCTGGGGGACCGGGTGGGTGCCTTCTTCGACTTCGAGATGGCGTGCCGGGATGTCTACGCGCTGGACGTGGCCATCACCCTGAACGCCTGGGGCTTCGAGGGGCAGTACGTGCCGGCGCTGTGCCAGGCCTTCTTCCGGGGCTACCAGGACGCGCGCCCCCTGTCGCCGGTGGAGCGCGAGCACCTCTTCGGGCACGCGCTCTTCGGGGCGGTGCGCTACACCGCCAGCCGCATCCGGGACTTCCACCTGTCGCCGCTGCCCGCGGAGCAGCTCACCCGCAAGAGCTTCCGCACCTACCTGGCGCGGGCCCGGGAGCTGGTGGCCCTGGGGCCCGCGGGGTTCCTCCAGCGCATGGGGCTGTGA
- a CDS encoding nuclear transport factor 2 family protein, with the protein MNVRSLLVLPLLLLVTACATRRIAGTDIEDTEDSRAILGVMERYRSGLEARDSRAILAIVSESFREDSGTETLEDDLTYANLADHLKNLFSRLDNPKVDINVRRLDINKDQAVAIYYWNASWRLPSLTTRAQNDSELEQMVLEKRDGQWKIVSGI; encoded by the coding sequence ATGAACGTCCGATCGCTCCTTGTCCTGCCCCTGCTGCTCCTGGTCACGGCGTGCGCCACCCGGCGCATTGCCGGCACCGATATCGAAGACACCGAGGATTCGCGCGCCATCCTGGGCGTGATGGAACGCTACCGGTCCGGCCTGGAGGCCAGGGACTCGCGCGCCATCCTGGCCATCGTCTCCGAGAGCTTCCGCGAGGACTCCGGCACGGAGACGCTCGAGGACGATCTCACGTATGCCAACCTGGCGGACCACCTGAAGAACCTCTTCTCCCGGCTGGACAACCCCAAGGTGGACATCAACGTGCGCCGGCTGGACATCAACAAGGACCAGGCGGTGGCCATCTACTACTGGAACGCGAGCTGGCGGCTGCCCTCGCTGACGACCCGGGCCCAGAACGACTCGGAGCTGGAGCAGATGGTGCTCGAGAAGCGCGACGGCCAGTGGAAGATCGTCTCCGGAATCTAA